The genomic region GGGTGCGCTAACAATAAGTCGTGGCAATGCATTTGCAGCCACTAAAACTTGGGATGGTGGTGGTGCAGATGATAAATTTAGCACCGGCACAAACTGGGATGGAGACACGGCACCAGCAAATGGCGACAGCCTTGCATTCCCTATGGATACAATTTTTAGTGGTGACTGTTCTGCAGATTTAACATTTAATAATGATTTAGACCCCAATTCTATAACTCTTTCAGGTATCTCGACTAGTGGCGCAAAGCCCAGCGGTTGCTATCATTACATTATCGTGACAGGAAATGATTTTAAATTATCTGGTGATTTTTCACCCCTAGAATCTTATCAGATAAATTTAGGGGTGGGTATAATTGCAGATGGTGACATTACTGTTAAAAACGCAATATTAAACTCTAATGAACCTGTACTTGATATTGGCAATCATACTGTAACTGTTATTGACGGTTATCTTAATAGCGTGTCTGGTACAGGTACTCTGATTTTGGACTCTATTCAAGAAGGATCTGGTGGAGGAGGTTGTTTGTCGGTTCCTTATTCTCACCCAGTTTCGAAGGATAGCCCAAGCTTTAGTGGTAACATAGTTGTTCAAGGGTATCAGCCTCTAATTGTTACATCTAGGGCCAACGATATCGCAAACAAGGCATCAAGCATTTCTTTTGTTGGAGGCAATAGTGGTTTATATCTAGTAACTGATAACGGGTCTGATATGACCTTCAGTAAAGACTTTACAATTAATGGCGGCTCTATTAATGTTATTCAAGCAAAAGGCGAAGATTGTATTACTCCTGCCGCAAATACAACTGTGAATTTGAGTGGTGTGGTTACGGTGGGAGCATCTACTAAGGTATCTTTAGATCATGCTAATCTAAAATTTAGTGGAGTATTAAATGGTAAAGATAATTTACAAGTACAACCTGGGGGTAGCGGAGCTGTAACCTATCCAGATGGATCCTCGGTGAATAGTGAGATGAGGGTTGTAACAATATCAAAGGAAGAAGATTGTCCCGATACTTATTATGCTCTAACAGCGAACAATAAAGTGCTTGTTAATTTTGATTGTAGCGAATCAATACTAGGTACGGTAGATAACCCCTTTCAAGTTAAAGGTATTCTTGGTGGTACAGGAAAAATAGGAGGATTTTTAAAGATCCTTGCTGGAGGAGCAATCGCTCCAGGACACAGTCCAGGAACATTAACGGTTGGCAATATTGAATGGGTCGAAGGCGGAATATACGAGTTTGAAATAGGCAAAGATGGTGGTGACCAAATTATTGCTAACGGAACAGTTACGCTTGGCAACGGAACATTGAAGGTCTTAAGGTTTGAAGATTATGTTCCAAAAGCAAATGATGTATATACAATTATTGCCAACGACGGATCTGATGCAGTAACTGGGACATTCAAAGACTTACCGGAAGGTGCAACCTTTACAAATAGCGATGGTGGCGTATATAAGATTAGCTACAAAGGTGGTGATGGCAATGACGTGACCATAACTGTCGTTACTGCACCAAAAGTTCCAAATACCGGATTCGCAATGCTAAAGAATAATCCATTGCTTACCCTGCTAGCAACTACCGGATCAGCATTAGCAATTGCATTCGTAGCTCGCAAGACTACAATCAAAAAACAAGCCTAGAATTTGCTTTTGTAAAAACTAAAAACTAAACAAAAAAATGCAACAAAAACAGAAGTTACAACTTAGCGCCCTTGAACTGTCTGATAGAATGCGAACATATCGCACCAGACAGCCTCATAGAGTTATTCCACGAAGCGGAGCTACTCACTTACGACGGCGAATAGGCATGGATGTATGGGAGCCCTCTAACATGGCGCTGGATACTTCTGAACATAAAGCGTTGCAAAGTACTCGCCCAGACACCACTACAAAACAAGTAAATACTACTGCAAATAGTTTCAAAAAACCAACACCATTACTTAACGATTCAAAGTTAAATGTTAAAGATAGTAATATCGCTCCCGAAGGTAGTAATCCTAAGGCGTTCGATTTCCAGGAATCCGCTAGTAAATGGAAGAAGTCTCAACAAAACAAGAAAACACTGTCCTTTAGAAGGCTCAAGTCGATATCACCAAATTATTTCATGTATGGCATGGCGGTAGTAGTGTTTATGGTTGGCATAACGGTCGCAATCAGATCGTTCATGCTCGACAACAAGATTGCCCAAACAGTTTCTGCTCAAGCTTCAAACTCTGAAGCAACTAGTGATGTTGATGAAAAAAAACCGTCTGATGATGATGTTCGTTCGTATTCTGTTGCCCCTGACTTGCCAAGAATAGTGGCAATTCCAAAGCTTGGCATTAATGGTAGAGTAAGGCAAATGTCTGTCGACAAGAACGGGTCTCTTGAGGCCCCAAGGAGTATCCATGATGCAGGATGGTACAATCAAAGTGCCAAGCCCGGAACTCCTGGTGGCGCTGTATTGCTTGACGGTCATGTGTCTGGGCCGACACAAAAAGGAGTGTTCTACAAGATAGAAACTCTAAATAAAGGCGATATTGTAACTATAGAGCGTGGCGACGGCAAGAAGATTGACTACAAAGTTGTCAAAGTAGAAATCAAGAAGGCAACAAATTTAGATATGACCGAAATGATTTTACCTATCACTAAAGGTACACATGGGCTCAACCTCATATCTTGCACTGGTAAATTTAATGCTTCTAACAAAACATTTGAAGATAGGGCTTTAGTTTTTACTGAAGTTAGTCGTATTTACTGACTTATTGGTGCAAATATGAATTTTGCAGTATAATCTTACGTAGGATATATTTTTGGGATAAATCCAACATTTTATTGATTTGATTTTGATAATCTTACTAAAGAAGTGATAGTGATTGTGGGGTTATCAAACACGAAAAGAAAGGAACTACGATGGAACCAATTACCATAGTTTTAGCTGTGGCTGGTCTTGCTGTTGGTTTTGGTGGTAATGTTTTGATTACTCGCCAAAAAGCAGGAAAAGCCGAAGAAAATGCCAAGAAAGAGGTTGATAAAGCAAAAAAAGAGGCTCGTAAAATAGTCCAAGACGCAAAAGATGATGCTCTTAAAATTGCTGATGATGCACGTAAAGAAGAACAACAGCGTCGCAAAGAATTTAAGGATATTGAGAAGCGTTTGCTTGATCGTGAAGACGCATTAGATAAAAAACTCGACCAACTAGATAAACGTAATGAGGCATTGCGTAAGAGTGAGGACGAAGTTGAAACCCTAAAAGACGAGATTCGAAAAATTCGAACCAAACAACAAGAAAAATTAGAGAAGGTTGCAAAGCTCTCTAAATCAGAAGCTACAGAAAAATTAATGCAGATGACAGAGCGCGATATCAAGAGCGACCTTACTGGACTTATTGCTAAATTGCAAACCGAAGCTCAAGAAATGGCTGAAGAAAAAGCAGGATATATTATTGTTTCAGCTATGGAGCGTATGGCCAGCGAGGTAACCGCCGAACGAACACTGACCAGCGTAAAACTTGACGATGAAGAGATGAAGGGGCGAATTATCGGGAAAGAAGGTCGCAATATTCAAGCCCTGCAACGCTCAACAGGTGTTGATATCATGGTTGATGACACACCCGGTTATATAGTGCTTTCAAGTTTTGATCCTGTGCGTCGTGAGGTTGCACGCCAGGCTGTCGAAATGTTGCTTAAGGATGGTCGCGTTCATCCAGGGCGAATTGAGGAAGTTGTTGAAAAAGCTCAGAAGAATGTACAAAAGGATGTTATTAGAGCAGGTGAAGACGCCGCCCGAGAAGTTGGAGTAATTGGGATACCTAAAGAAATTTTACAAATCTTAGGGGAGCTTAAATACCGTACATCATATGGCCAAAATGTCCTTAAGCACAGTACGGAGATGGCGCATATTGCAGGGATTATTGCCGAAGAAGTTGGCGCAGATGTTAGGATTGCTAAATATTCTGCATTGGTGCATGATATAGGTAAGGCCTTAACTCACAAGATAGAAGGAAAGCATCACCATATTAGTGGTGAGATATTGCGTAAGTACGGTGCTCCAGAAGAGGTAGCATTGGCTGCCGAGCAACATCATGATGATGTTGAGGCTACGACCGTAGAGGCCTTAATCGTACGAGTGGTTGATGCGATAAGCGCCGCCAGGCCGGGTGCTCGAAACATTAGCGCCGAGAACTTTGCAGAACGCATGAAGGAACTTGAAAACGTTGCAAATAGTTTTAGTGGTATAGAAAAATCATACGCCATTAGTGCTGGTCGAGAAGTTAGGGTGTTTGTTAAGCCTCAAAGTGTTGACGATCTGTCGGCAATTAAGTTGGCGCGAGATATTGCCACAAAAATCGAAAGCACCATGCAGTATCCGGGAACCATTAAAGTAAATGTGATTCGCGAAACTCGAGCCATTGAGTTTGCTAAATAGATATAGATTTTTACAGGGTAATAAAGTATAATTTCCCTGTTGCCGGGGTTTGGCGCAGTTGGCTAGCGCGCGCGGTTTGGGACCGCGAGGTCACAGGTTCGAGTCCTGTAACCCCGACCACATAGAATATTTTTTTAATCTACCATTACTGATGGTAGATTTGTATTTTTAAAGACGCAAGCTTTGTTGAATTTAGTATAGATTAGATATAAAATGACTCTATAATCATGAGCGTATTGAAGGCATGGAATATTAAGCGGTTCTTTATAACCTTGATGGCTGTTTTTGTGCCCATAATGACTGTCTTTTTTGGGATGATGTCACTTACCTTTGCAGATCCTGGTGATGAAGAACCATACTCTATTTTTATTCTAGCTGGTCAGTCTTGGGCAGAGGGTACTAACTCTTTTCGGGTTAATTTGCCTGCTGGCACAGGAATAGATAAGCAAAATCATCCAGCAGATACAGTGACTGGTTTTTGGTGGGCTGGGGCCGATGGTAACGGTCCAGATACCCTTTCAGAATATATTGATTACTTTAATGGAATTAGTCCTGCTGGGTGGATTCAGTCGGGTGGTGTTGGCGCTACAGGTGCTAACAGATATAAAAACATGAATGATGTTCAGAGATTGGGTCAATTTGGTCCAGAGCTATCAATGGCAAGGAAATTGTATGAAAACGGTAGAAGAAAAGTAATTATTTTGAAAGTTTCTTATGGCTTCCAAAGTCTTGCCCAGTCAACAAGTCCAACAGTTCCGTTTGACTTTAATTCTGCTCCAGGAAGGAACAAGAGTTATGACAGGATGAAAACAGAATTTAATGCTTTAACTAACTATCTTAAGAGCACAAATAAAAAATATACAGTCGATGGTTTTTACTGGTATCAGGGTGGAACAGATGCACTACAACAGTCGTATGCCGATCAATACGAACAGAACCTAAGAGACCTAATTACAAGATCAAAAACAGATCTTCAATTTTCTTCTCAGGCACATTTCGTTGTTGCAAAATTTAGCATGAGAAATTGTTATGAATATTCATACCCCTTGGACTCCATTGATTATTGCGGGTTTCCATATATGGGTTCTTTAGATCCGCTGACTCTCTCTTCTGATTTCTACACAACTCATGCCGTAGGATGGAACAGGCAAGAAAAAGTAAGAAATGCAATCCAAAAAGTTGCAGACGATGATAATAATGGAGTAATGAAGGTGGATGCAGTTGAAGATGGTGACTTAATTAGGTCGGGAGATAGAATTCACCTAAATGAAGCCAGTAATATTATCATGGGGCAACGTTTTGTCTCGATGTTTAACCCAGCATATCAGCCAGGTACCCCGAGTAGTGATTATGACGGAGATGGCATAACAAACAATAATGAAGATGTAGGAAGGGGTGCTGGTTGTCAACTCCCATATATTACACAAAATAATAGCAATCTTGGTGATGATGATTCTGACTGCGATGGCTATCCAAACTATATAGATAAACTTGATGGTAGTAATGGAAATGGGTTAGGTCTATGACTAATAAGCTTAAAAGTGTGACAGGATTTTTATTACGAGAAAAAGAAATACCTATTGCAGTAATCGTTGCATTGGGGCTCAGTGGATTAACAATATTTATATATCTAAAAAATACCAAAACAGATCCCCCAAATGTTAAAAATTCAATTGCCATTGAGTCATCAGTCGTTCCCGAGTCAAATGCTTCAATTGCTCAAAAAGGAGAATCTTTACAATGGAAAAAGAGTGTTGGTGTAAGTGGTAGTGTTGTTAATGTTGATGGAACTATCACAGAAAAAATTAACAAAGATCAGCAAGTTTTTGATGGAGAACTAGAACTGCCAAAAGGATGGTCTGCCACATATTCTTGCGATGATGGCGTAAGTTTTGTTGCAACAACCACTACCTCACCTTGCGTATCTGATGCTGAC from Candidatus Nomurabacteria bacterium harbors:
- a CDS encoding class F sortase, yielding MQQKQKLQLSALELSDRMRTYRTRQPHRVIPRSGATHLRRRIGMDVWEPSNMALDTSEHKALQSTRPDTTTKQVNTTANSFKKPTPLLNDSKLNVKDSNIAPEGSNPKAFDFQESASKWKKSQQNKKTLSFRRLKSISPNYFMYGMAVVVFMVGITVAIRSFMLDNKIAQTVSAQASNSEATSDVDEKKPSDDDVRSYSVAPDLPRIVAIPKLGINGRVRQMSVDKNGSLEAPRSIHDAGWYNQSAKPGTPGGAVLLDGHVSGPTQKGVFYKIETLNKGDIVTIERGDGKKIDYKVVKVEIKKATNLDMTEMILPITKGTHGLNLISCTGKFNASNKTFEDRALVFTEVSRIY
- the rny gene encoding ribonuclease Y codes for the protein MEPITIVLAVAGLAVGFGGNVLITRQKAGKAEENAKKEVDKAKKEARKIVQDAKDDALKIADDARKEEQQRRKEFKDIEKRLLDREDALDKKLDQLDKRNEALRKSEDEVETLKDEIRKIRTKQQEKLEKVAKLSKSEATEKLMQMTERDIKSDLTGLIAKLQTEAQEMAEEKAGYIIVSAMERMASEVTAERTLTSVKLDDEEMKGRIIGKEGRNIQALQRSTGVDIMVDDTPGYIVLSSFDPVRREVARQAVEMLLKDGRVHPGRIEEVVEKAQKNVQKDVIRAGEDAAREVGVIGIPKEILQILGELKYRTSYGQNVLKHSTEMAHIAGIIAEEVGADVRIAKYSALVHDIGKALTHKIEGKHHHISGEILRKYGAPEEVALAAEQHHDDVEATTVEALIVRVVDAISAARPGARNISAENFAERMKELENVANSFSGIEKSYAISAGREVRVFVKPQSVDDLSAIKLARDIATKIESTMQYPGTIKVNVIRETRAIEFAK